A stretch of DNA from Lycium ferocissimum isolate CSIRO_LF1 chromosome 4, AGI_CSIRO_Lferr_CH_V1, whole genome shotgun sequence:
ATGTTGAAAACGTGGGGTAAAGTTTTCAGCCTTAATTTTTACCAGAGAGCTTTCTTAAATTCTGCTTTTTGCACCATTGAAGTCCTTCCAACTTCTTCGCCACCAGATGTAGATAAATGTACTAGAGAGGAAGTTGAGTAGATCATAGCTGACCGCTCTATAGGCTAGTCCATACATCTAATGCATGAGCAGAATACTAGTATTTGGTAAAATAGGAAGGCCAACCTGAAAGACATGCATACTGGACACAAGTTGAGACTTACAATTAGGTTGAAAGCAACAGTaacagtaacaacaacaacaacatacccagtgaaatctcacaaaTATTTACTGTTGAAAGCTACAGTAAATAGCACAAatattctttattcataagCCAGAATTACATTCTCAGGATTCTATACAACAAAGTGATGCCAAAAGCTTCGATTCAAGAGGTTCCTACATTCATTTGTACAGAACTAGCAGCCAGGACTCGATACATGAACTACTCGATCATTAAAGAAACCATCCAATTAGCAACCCCACTAACCTATAACTTAGGGTTTGTCCTAAAGTACATTATCTAGAAGGAAAAAGATCACAAGCTGAAATGGGGATAACTAGCTCGACGCCATTCTTTCAGAGAGAGCATCATTTAGGTATCTGTTGAGAAGCTGTTTTTGCTTCTTGTTTGGATCCTGAGATGGCAGCAGATGCTGCAGCACTCATAGCAGCGGCTGCTGCGCCTACTTTTACACCTCCTGCAGCTTTAACAGCCCCACCGATTTTTGAAAATGCAGCAATTCCTCCAACAAGGATTGCCCTCATGGCAACTGCTGGCTTTACCTTTATAGTCATTTTGTCTTCCTATAAAACAGAGCAGACTAGTAAGATCAAGATCGAAAACAAAACAATGATATTGCTGAAGTAAGAACTTTAAAGGCATTTTCAAAAAGCACAGGACTATAGTGccttttttaaaacaaacatgTTTTCCAAAAAGACACTTAGCTTGCTTTATCCTAACTTGCAAGAAGAAGCTACTAACGTTCgtaaatgaaggaaaagaaaacagGCCCAGAATTATTTGAATGTAATATTGTGGTAGTTAGTTTCTTCGAAGATCAGTATATCTTTTATTTCCCTCTACCGCAAcaattttcctatttcattaCATTGACTTCCAACAACACCTGCCAAATTCCACGGGATtgttataaaatttcaaattgaaCGTGAACAGGAGCACTTGCAATAATACGCTAATACTCGAGATCATTTGCTTGAGAATATagcataagtatatatattattttcgtTCACCATAAATCATAAAGATACGTAGTTTTGACCTTTTATGTAATTAAAGCAGTTTAGAAATCAAACCTAATAAGCCTTCAAACTTGAAGAATCTCCTATTCCTTTCAACACCTCTTTTTTATTCAATATATATGATTACAATTGATAGCCTCCTAGTTTTTGCATTTTAACCTTTCTTCTTAAGTAGCATTTCCTagaatataacaacaacaacctcaaagAATTAGGAGCATTATATATATGGCGTAATGAGTTAATTGTAtttataaaataagataatcaaagtacggtgtgactactaatatgaaaggataaacttttctactagccttctaccctaatttgAATTGATAGCAAAACCACTAGTGTCGAACGTCTTATAAACAACCTCGCTTCAACGCCACTCCCCGCCTTATCCCGGATAGCCTCATTCCCAATCCTGCCACTCTTGGTGTGCCCAcgcatccatctcaacattctcgtCTCGCAACTGTGGCTCTCGACACTTGCATTTTAACCTTTCTTCTTAAGTAGCATTTCTCTAATAAATGTTatcatatttaattaaaaatatttcgTCCATTTTATCCATAAGTACACGTACATTTCAAGGTagttttttaaaactttaaattatACATAGGGAGAGGGAGGGCAAATCGGAAGGAAATTACAAGATGGAGAGTGGAACCAAAATTCAGATAGTCAATCAATTAGACTACTCCCTCGTCCCTTTTAAAGGTCTTTCTAGGGGTGACACACCGATTAAGAAATTTAGTTAATTACATTAATTAAAGGGGTTATTTGACTACATCTTCCTTTAGAAAAAATACCCCCTCTTTAATATACTACTTCTATACTCTTAGAAATTGTAAAGAATAATTGAAAGACCTTTTTAGTTGTTCACACAATTTTTTATATCAAGGGTAAGTTGGAAAATCTTCATTCTATTCAAAATTTATTAAGACCTCAGTTTTTGCATTTAATAAAGGTCTAAATCTGAATTTTTCAGACATCAAATCATTAAATATGTTTGCCGTTTGATAAGATTTAACCACATAATTAACAAGTATATAATCTTCATTCTATTCATAAACGGTCTAAATGTGAACGAGTACCTAAGCATAATTGCCACCATAAAAAAAGTACGTACATATATATTCTCTTCAAACAAAAGTTTTACAAATGGAAAAATAGGAACTTATTATTGTTTCTTGAGCGTATAGTATTCAATGAATATTCTTTTTAATCTGGTTAAAATAGggttttcatttatttaaacGAATATATCAATAGGTGGAGATGGAGCCTATTGATCCTTTTTACTAATGAAAATCAAAGCAAGATTTATTCAGTTCAGTTTAGATAACACCTATAAAAAGGATATAAATTCTATCGTAAACGCAGTTGAATCATGAATGAAGTATAACCAACTCTTTTGGATAAAAAAGACTTAACTTcaagatatacatataaaagATTTGGGGTCATATGTTACATTTGTGTGGATTCTATTTCTTTCAAAGACGAAACATAAATGAGAATGGTGTACTAGCCATTGAACCTTCAACAAAGCTTATCGATTTGTCGCATGCAAAGGCACATAAATTCACGTTTAAGAGAAAATTCTATTTGTCACTATGGCGTATCGTTTATTGAAATCAAGGTATTATATGCATACTTAATAAAAACAGGACAAAAATTACATGACCATAGGTGCCACAATAAATTGCTCTAGAAAATCGGAAGAAATACTTACATTCTGTTCAAGTTATTAGAAATCACATGCACAATAAAGCCTTATACACTTTATAATAGAACAACCTAACAAAATTTGaccttgtttttctttttccattttcttaaTTAAGAAATAACATGCATTTTAACCATTAGTATTATTTACAGAGTAAATTTCAATTATGTGTATGTGCGTGTAGAGAGAGATCAAACGACAACAATACACATTATTATTATGTCAGATTTAAAGAAGAATCGTGAGCCTCTCATTTGGTGTAAGTTGGTTACATTGGCAAGGAGAAAAGAAGGGAGGAACTCAAAAGAAAACTCTCTAATCTAATCCTCTTTTTCCATCCCCGCCGGAAACGCAGCACAAATCTCCCTGCAAAACAAACTAAAAACTTATAATAATTACAATATGCAGAATCAAATGACCTCCTTTAGCACCCCCAATAATATTCCTATTCACCACCACCAACCTCCTCATACATTCATCACTGATCACAACCTCAATCATAAGTACACTAAACGCGTACatagtaacaacaacaacgacaataatAAGAACGTTCTTTTACGTGTCAGCGGTGCTGGCCAAG
This window harbors:
- the LOC132052207 gene encoding uncharacterized protein LOC132052207 — encoded protein: MTIKVKPAVAMRAILVGGIAAFSKIGGAVKAAGGVKVGAAAAAMSAAASAAISGSKQEAKTASQQIPK